In a single window of the Desulfobulbaceae bacterium genome:
- a CDS encoding PHP domain-containing protein → MPGQISRNAFSIPAGELVHGVPAWECHVHTLFTDGEASVLDCVERALDQGLSRIIFTEHTEPWKAKRKGWFTQYADEVRMAAQRYIGEIEVILGVEAPANDFVGGLEFTTEMLDTCDFILGTAHRYPGLDGRRVRDLSAKECIELEYATLLALSNNEIIDAIAHIGGTCGLYCIDFPEELAVDVIRAAALNGVAIELNSRYHSSLDRLIRICVQENARVTIGSDAHSLGEIGTAFRGLQAIFEAETV, encoded by the coding sequence ATGCCGGGGCAGATTAGCCGGAACGCTTTCTCTATTCCGGCAGGTGAACTCGTGCATGGCGTTCCCGCCTGGGAATGCCACGTTCATACACTTTTTACCGATGGCGAAGCGAGTGTCCTCGATTGTGTCGAACGGGCGCTGGATCAAGGACTGTCACGGATTATCTTTACCGAGCATACTGAACCATGGAAGGCCAAAAGAAAAGGATGGTTTACGCAATACGCGGATGAGGTCAGGATGGCGGCGCAACGTTACATCGGAGAAATAGAGGTCATTCTAGGCGTAGAGGCCCCGGCCAACGACTTCGTGGGCGGTCTTGAATTCACCACGGAAATGCTCGACACATGTGATTTCATCCTTGGAACAGCGCATCGCTATCCAGGCCTTGATGGGCGTCGGGTTAGGGATTTGTCGGCCAAGGAATGTATCGAACTTGAATACGCCACCTTGTTGGCGTTGTCGAATAATGAGATCATTGACGCTATTGCCCATATTGGCGGCACTTGTGGTTTGTATTGTATTGATTTTCCGGAGGAACTCGCAGTGGACGTGATCCGTGCCGCCGCTTTAAACGGTGTGGCTATTGAACTGAACTCCCGCTATCATTCCTCGTTAGACCGCCTGATTCGGATCTGCGTTCAGGAGAATGCTCGAGTGACCATCGGCAGCGACGCACATAGCTTGGGAGAAATCGGAACGGCATTTAGGGGTCTCCAGGCGATTTTCGAAGCGGAAACTGTGTGA
- a CDS encoding ATP-grasp domain-containing protein, with product MKSVNLLVTAVGSELACAVIKAARLTAFPVCLHGCDIREEVVGKYWCDIFRAVPSAARPEEYLKALGDMVQEFQLAAIIPTADVEFELLAFHRESFLRRFGCHILVNSLEEVRRFNDKWEAHQWYLAQGIPVPETFCADTEEAVECAVRTLGFPLVLKPRVGGGSRHIYRIDTWEALRNYLPVVPLPILQAYIFPDEEEYTAGTYRAADGQIYVIVMQRTLKFGMTNQARSLIHAPKLADFCRDVISRTNLVGSNNIQFRVGPQGPLVLEINARFSGTTAIRANCGFNDVEMWLTDVLGFGKVCDPQIRERLILRYMDELYIDIK from the coding sequence GTGAAGTCCGTCAACCTTCTTGTAACCGCCGTAGGTTCAGAACTCGCTTGCGCCGTGATAAAAGCGGCGAGGCTCACCGCTTTCCCGGTATGTCTGCATGGTTGTGACATCCGTGAAGAAGTTGTCGGCAAGTACTGGTGCGATATCTTTCGTGCCGTGCCATCGGCCGCTCGGCCAGAGGAGTACCTCAAGGCCCTCGGCGACATGGTTCAGGAGTTCCAATTAGCGGCCATAATCCCCACAGCTGACGTCGAGTTTGAGCTTTTGGCCTTCCATCGGGAATCCTTTCTGCGGAGGTTTGGCTGCCATATTCTGGTTAATTCGCTGGAGGAGGTTCGGCGCTTCAATGACAAATGGGAGGCACATCAGTGGTATCTGGCGCAAGGCATTCCCGTCCCTGAAACTTTTTGTGCCGATACGGAGGAGGCGGTGGAATGTGCCGTGCGAACGCTTGGCTTTCCTTTGGTACTCAAACCAAGGGTTGGGGGAGGATCGCGTCACATCTATCGTATTGATACCTGGGAGGCGTTGAGAAATTATTTGCCCGTGGTGCCGTTACCTATTCTCCAAGCATACATATTTCCGGATGAGGAAGAATATACGGCCGGGACCTATCGAGCCGCCGATGGACAAATCTATGTTATCGTGATGCAGCGAACCCTTAAGTTTGGCATGACGAACCAAGCACGGAGTTTGATCCATGCCCCAAAACTGGCTGATTTTTGTCGGGATGTTATCAGCCGGACGAACCTCGTAGGCTCAAACAATATTCAATTTAGGGTCGGCCCACAGGGACCGTTGGTTTTGGAGATCAATGCGCGGTTTTCCGGAACCACTGCTATTCGGGCGAATTGCGGATTTAACGACGTAGAAATGTGGTTGACGGATGTGCTGGGCTTCGGTAAAGTCTGCGATCCGCAGATCAGAGAACGCCTTATCCTGAGATACATGGATGAACTCTACATTGACATTAAGTGA
- a CDS encoding glycosyltransferase encodes MHISMVSPVYNEDKVIDEFVERSVAVLTRLGGSFEMILVNDCSTDFTLPRLQYLENRYPQLRLINLARNVGQQAATLLGLRQATGDHVFLLDSDLQVYPEDMEKLYEAGQYDDAWDVISGARQTRSSGLLRTIGSRGVTWIVNHVAGSNLKDPASTFLLIKRDALNRACKNDVLAQNFTMLLSYMKFRIRQVPVEFHANTVRRSSYSLTQLFEVLILAILRYSSGRRSLIFLLLVGCLSLSAGSLGTGYLILDGIIRQIPLSTNLLIFTTALAVAGLQFLLLGVITYKIETMNRNLDFRQNLTCTHED; translated from the coding sequence ATGCATATCTCAATGGTGAGCCCAGTTTACAATGAGGATAAGGTCATCGACGAGTTCGTGGAGCGCTCTGTGGCTGTCCTTACCCGCCTTGGCGGTTCATTCGAAATGATACTGGTCAACGACTGCAGTACGGATTTTACGCTCCCGAGGCTGCAATATCTAGAAAATCGATATCCCCAACTGCGTTTAATCAATCTCGCACGCAATGTCGGCCAACAGGCGGCAACCCTTCTTGGGCTTCGGCAAGCCACGGGTGATCATGTTTTTTTGCTGGATTCTGATCTTCAGGTCTATCCCGAGGACATGGAAAAGCTCTATGAGGCCGGGCAATACGATGATGCTTGGGACGTCATCAGCGGTGCGCGTCAAACCCGTTCCTCGGGTCTGTTACGTACGATCGGCTCCCGGGGCGTCACCTGGATTGTTAACCATGTGGCGGGCTCTAACCTGAAAGACCCGGCTTCGACATTCCTGCTCATCAAGCGGGACGCCTTGAACAGGGCATGCAAGAACGATGTCTTGGCCCAAAATTTCACGATGCTCCTCAGCTACATGAAGTTCAGGATTCGTCAGGTTCCTGTTGAGTTTCATGCGAACACCGTCCGCCGTAGCAGCTATAGTCTGACTCAGCTTTTTGAGGTGCTCATTCTGGCTATCCTGCGCTATTCTTCAGGCCGCAGATCACTCATTTTCCTTCTGCTGGTGGGATGTCTGAGCCTGAGTGCCGGTAGTCTTGGTACCGGTTATCTCATATTGGACGGGATAATCCGGCAAATCCCCTTGTCTACGAACCTGCTGATCTTCACCACGGCGCTGGCCGTGGCCGGCTTGCAGTTTCTTTTACTGGGGGTCATCACGTACAAGATCGAAACCATGAATCGGAACCTTGATTTCCGTCAGAATCTGACCTGTACCCATGAGGATTGA
- a CDS encoding WbqC family protein gives MKRIAIIQPSFLPWLGYFEQMARADVFVHFDDVQYTRKDWRNRNRLKSPFGIQTVTVPVGKHSYGISLINEIRIGMVPYWSEGLIQKISAWYAKSPYFDSIFPELCDILQSPFELLVDLNYALTDLLCRHLGIDTPQHKSSDIPNRTKDRNMTIINICKHHGADILYDGKSAQNFIDLDPFAAHGINVIFQDYMHTPYPQLWSGFESHLSTLDLLMNCGSESRDILLSSPVPEVLRVS, from the coding sequence ATGAAACGCATTGCCATTATCCAGCCAAGTTTTTTGCCTTGGCTTGGCTATTTTGAGCAAATGGCCCGGGCCGATGTGTTTGTCCATTTCGACGATGTCCAGTATACACGAAAGGACTGGAGGAACCGGAACCGTTTGAAAAGTCCGTTCGGGATACAGACCGTCACGGTGCCGGTAGGCAAGCATTCGTATGGGATTAGCTTGATCAACGAGATCCGCATCGGCATGGTTCCGTATTGGAGTGAAGGTTTAATTCAAAAAATTTCCGCCTGGTATGCAAAAAGTCCTTATTTCGACTCAATTTTTCCGGAACTTTGCGATATCCTTCAATCTCCGTTTGAACTTCTTGTTGATCTTAACTATGCATTGACCGACCTGCTGTGCCGTCATTTAGGCATTGACACCCCGCAACACAAATCGTCGGATATTCCGAATAGAACAAAAGACAGGAACATGACCATCATCAACATATGTAAGCACCATGGTGCGGACATTCTTTATGATGGCAAGTCGGCCCAAAACTTCATTGATCTTGATCCCTTTGCCGCTCATGGGATAAACGTCATTTTTCAGGACTATATGCATACCCCTTATCCTCAATTATGGTCGGGCTTTGAGTCACACCTCTCGACCTTGGATTTGTTAATGAACTGCGGATCGGAGTCACGGGACATCTTGCTCTCCAGTCCTGTGCCGGAGGTTTTGCGTGTCTCGTGA